The nucleotide window gtAATTCCAAGGTTATGGGCCTTCAGATAAGACcagaggaaaaaaagcaaacaaaccagaGCAACAGCAACCTGTGAGACCAAATGAACTCTCCAGCCTAGTTTCAATCAACATTCAACTTAAACATAGCAACAATTGACAAAGTTCAGCACAGGTAGCAGGACATGCATCAGAATTGGCTGAGATTTAGATCTTGTGAGACAACACATTTTTGCAACAGCCACATATTCAGGAATTTAAGGGGAAAATGGCAGCAGGAGAAGAGTTTGACATCAAGTCACTATCCCTCCGCCCTGCCAACCAGACTAACACTGTATACCACAGTGGAGGCCAGCTTCATTTGTCCACAGGGAAAGAAACACAGAGTAACCGGGCAGcataaatacaaaaagtaaattGGATTTTACCTAGTGAcctacctccctccctcctcattgCTTTAACATGGTAGAACGTTAATAAGACACAGCCCAAGgaatcagttttttttaaatatattacttAAAATGTAAAgggccccttaaaaaaaaaaaaaagaaaagaaaaaaaaagaaagaaagaaagaaagaaagaaagaaaagaaaaagaaaaactggaATGAAAACACCCAGCCTTGGCCTTTGCGTAGAAAGCCAAGGGTTGCAGATGGTATGAGAACTGTTCATCTGGGCATGGCCCTCAGTTGTGCCATTTGAGAGACACTATTCATTTTCAGTCACACATTCCACACCAGCTTGGGGTCCCATCACTTTAACAGTTAAAGTTACTTTCATCAAGAATGAAGAACCACAAAAGTGAGGAAATCGAGTGATTTATTTAGCTGTATGAATAATTTTCTTAAATTCTGGGGCCTCCGTCATTTTGGACCTGCATCCCATACTTCAATACACATTTGGGCCTTGGCAGGATGAGAGAGATACCTCTAAGTTTCTTCCCGACCCCTACAAATAAAACATGCCCTTACCTAGGAAGAGGATGGTCTGTTTCCTGGAGTTCTTGCTCTCCATGCTTTCATTTTTCCGTAGATACTGCTCCTGGTGACTTTGTACCCCCTTAACCGTCACAGTCCCATTCTTGAGGATCATCAGAGTTTTCATCATGCTGCGGCACATGAAGGCCACCGATGTCAGCACCACAATGTACACAATGAAGGCGCTGAAGATGCTGGACTGGAAGACAGTCCACTTGGAAGCAAGATTTGTACATATAGTGACATTGTGCTTCAGGTTAGCCCAGTTGTGTCTGGAGGTAGGTGTGATACAGGCAGTCACCCCTCGGTGACCTTGGACAATTTCTAGGGGGTATTCAGTGCCCATTGcaaagagcaggggcagggccaccaGGATGGAGATGACCCAGACAAAGGCAATGAGTATCTTGGCCTTATGGGGTCCAGAGGCAGCCTTGAACTTGAAGGGGTGGCAGATGGCAATGTACCTCTCGAAGCTGAGGGTGGCCACGTGCAGTATGGTGGCATAGCTGCAGGCCTCGAAGAGGAAGCAGTACAGTTTGCAGGCCACGTTGCCATTTGGGGTGGAGAAGGGGCTCCAGATAATGCTGAAGAACTCCACAGGCATCCCCAGCAGGATGACCAGCAAGTCGGAACAGGCCAAGCTCACCATATGGTCAGTGACCTCTTTCTGCAGATAGCCTTTCCTCTGCAGCACTTTGGTGGTCTGGATGGTGATACTGTTGCCCAGGATCCCCGCGACAAAGATAAAGATGTAGATGAAGGCAAGAGTGATCTTGATCCACAGCGCAACCTCGAACTCTGGGACATGACTGTGATCAATTACATGAGAGCAATTTGCCTGGCCACTTTGCTGTGCCATGACCAAGTCCAGGAAAATACAAGGAAAAgtaggggggcagggggaagagagtgCTTACCAACTCCCTCCAATCTTCAAAGTAAAGCAGTAAATAGATCCCTCTTCCTCCTTTCACATTCACAAGCTGGTACAAGCAGGCTACAGTGAAAGGGACTCTACAAGCCACACCTGACCTGAATCAAAGCTGGTTTGTTAGTTACAGAGACTGTGTCAATAATCCAGCACAGAcctggtggggaggagagagggtagTTCTCAGCATGCATTCCACTTTTCTTATGATAGATGAAACAAATTTCCTTtcattcttcctcctcccctgaaaTCAGTTCTATTTTCTCAAACACTCCAGACAATGATCTGCAGGGCTGTACCTCTTCCATCCACTGCTGTtatctgctgccttgcagagcaCACTTTGCACCCAGGCTTCCACTACGGCAAACTTGGGGATGACAGGAGTTTGTGCAGCTGCTCTCGTTTAATATTAACCTGTGGCTGAGTCAGAGACAGGATGTGGTCACTAACCAGCAGTCAGGTGGGTAGGGGGGGAAAAGTGCAACAGCCTTTCCAAACAAGCAGCCTCCACTTCCTGAAATCAGATACCTGCCGCTGTAACAGGCTTTTACCCTGAACCTACCAGCCAGGAGACAAACAAAGGTGGGGTTGGTGTGGGAGGTGCACACTGGAGAGAGAAGATTCATTCACTAGCTTCCCTCTGAGCAGGATTCAGGCTTTTCTTCTATACTGATTTTAACCTCCTTTGTTGCTCTGCTTTTACATTCCTTTTAATCAGCACATTCCTCGTGGATGATTGTGATGCAGCAGAGCAAAATAAAGTGGGCCTAAGCCTCCCTTCAGGtataatttcattgacttcaatggggc belongs to Gopherus flavomarginatus isolate rGopFla2 chromosome 10, rGopFla2.mat.asm, whole genome shotgun sequence and includes:
- the GPR39 gene encoding G-protein coupled receptor 39, coding for MAQQSGQANCSHVIDHSHVPEFEVALWIKITLAFIYIFIFVAGILGNSITIQTTKVLQRKGYLQKEVTDHMVSLACSDLLVILLGMPVEFFSIIWSPFSTPNGNVACKLYCFLFEACSYATILHVATLSFERYIAICHPFKFKAASGPHKAKILIAFVWVISILVALPLLFAMGTEYPLEIVQGHRGVTACITPTSRHNWANLKHNVTICTNLASKWTVFQSSIFSAFIVYIVVLTSVAFMCRSMMKTLMILKNGTVTVKGVQSHQEQYLRKNESMESKNSRKQTILFLGLIVATLAICWMPNQIRRIMAAAQPKQDWTVPYFRAYITLLPIADTFFYFSSVVNPLLYNISSQQFRTVFLQVLRCHLTIEHANKQKLLRANLNSRTSSSRFMRPLIFISSKRNSSRKGPVFLSTFQNETKPDCSPQKLNLESPETNLEIMPLETNLESSPAAQNGFHEHEM